The following are encoded in a window of Paenibacillus polymyxa genomic DNA:
- a CDS encoding XkdX family protein produces the protein MTFWTLAFKWNWVTAEKLKGAVITETNRFGEITPEEYKTITGVDFQ, from the coding sequence ATGACATTTTGGACTCTTGCTTTTAAGTGGAACTGGGTAACGGCAGAGAAATTGAAGGGCGCAGTAATCACGGAGACAAATCGTTTCGGAGAAATCACACCGGAAGAATACAAGACCATTACAGGCGTGGACTTCCAGTAA
- a CDS encoding phage distal tail protein yields MFNGGFNSLGFNIGDVEGNIIDLSASLSGSGQMYSRKLETDGTESDNAFNLMSFNVDEPGTVTEYILEFVLDMTAAANLSGEGQAQADFVREYALEAVPMSGEGRITDAVYIREILAQAVPMHGEGRITADASRFHTDYIELIGLFAPGDKVIIDSKNLKITKNGRNALHEMQGNFFDLNLGNNVLTWTDPETGRDILFRITYRDRYV; encoded by the coding sequence ATGTTTAATGGTGGATTTAATAGCCTTGGTTTTAATATAGGGGATGTAGAAGGGAACATTATTGACCTTTCTGCATCTCTTTCTGGTTCCGGGCAAATGTATTCGCGGAAGCTGGAGACGGACGGAACTGAAAGCGACAATGCCTTTAACCTTATGAGCTTCAACGTGGATGAACCTGGTACAGTAACGGAATACATTTTGGAGTTTGTTTTGGACATGACAGCAGCGGCTAATCTGTCCGGTGAAGGTCAGGCGCAGGCTGATTTTGTACGTGAGTATGCCTTGGAAGCTGTACCGATGTCGGGCGAGGGACGTATAACGGATGCTGTATACATTAGAGAAATCTTGGCGCAGGCCGTACCTATGCACGGTGAAGGTCGCATAACAGCGGATGCTAGCAGGTTCCATACGGACTATATTGAGCTTATAGGATTATTTGCTCCAGGGGATAAGGTCATTATTGATTCAAAGAACCTCAAAATTACAAAGAACGGCCGGAATGCTCTGCATGAGATGCAGGGTAATTTTTTTGATCTGAACTTGGGGAATAACGTCCTAACGTGGACAGACCCGGAAACAGGGCGTGACATTTTGTTCCGCATCACATATAGAGATCGGTACGTATAG
- a CDS encoding phage tail spike protein: MKRSHVTIYDLQMRKVAYLENAFDIGYDASMNALWTAQFSLPAGDEKNAECQPLYFVEIFDGDVRLELFRILSSAAKRGSGGETITYQCEHVLATLLDDVLFQYHTVGNLGYYTPQVLKYILDRQTTQRWRLGDIQFSHQYEYNWENENLLGALFSVPQPFTDEYMWTFDTTSYPWTLNLVQPSAREEAYIRYGVNLQGIERKVDPSQVTTRIYGLGYGEGVNQLTFADINGGLPYIDAEPEYIQRFGLVQTIFADKRFEFADTLLARCRAMLNELKVPSVQYTVDAAEIYALTKDPIDRFKVGTMVRVQDTEMGVDIVARVLKVSKGDLLGRPGEVKLEIANKTQDIASSIADLRNRMHISEVYAQGATNLDTRDFADNCDPDHPAILKFYVPDDTVRINKVMLSFQTEAFRAYSKAIEGGGGVSTTTAAGGASVPSTSTTAVQTPTTSTLAATVESASTSKEWSQFATFVPDAVNVGGEHNHGIPDGTNLVTSTGENVTFSASGRHSHAITSEHKHSVTIPGHSHRVTIPGHNHTVEIPEHSHDINLPDHTHEIEYGIYEGPQPNNVSIKVDGNAVPISGTSGNDINIIPYLSKDGDGRVSRGNWHEIQIAPNSLGRVVANVVTQLFVQSRGGGNY; encoded by the coding sequence ATGAAAAGATCACACGTAACCATATATGACTTGCAAATGCGGAAAGTTGCCTATCTGGAAAATGCATTCGATATTGGGTATGACGCATCAATGAACGCACTTTGGACAGCTCAATTTTCTTTGCCTGCGGGGGATGAAAAGAACGCTGAGTGTCAGCCGTTGTACTTTGTTGAAATCTTTGACGGTGACGTTCGGCTTGAGCTGTTCCGCATCCTATCTAGTGCGGCAAAACGCGGGAGCGGCGGGGAAACAATCACATATCAGTGCGAACATGTTTTAGCTACGCTGCTGGATGATGTGCTGTTTCAATATCACACGGTTGGTAATTTGGGTTATTACACACCGCAAGTGCTTAAATACATTTTGGATCGGCAGACTACACAACGTTGGCGGCTGGGTGACATTCAGTTCTCACACCAGTATGAATATAACTGGGAAAATGAAAACCTTCTAGGCGCTCTATTTTCCGTTCCGCAGCCATTCACGGATGAATACATGTGGACGTTTGATACTACGTCCTACCCGTGGACTCTGAACCTTGTACAGCCCTCTGCACGAGAGGAAGCGTACATTCGATACGGAGTGAATTTGCAGGGCATAGAACGCAAGGTAGACCCGTCTCAGGTTACTACACGCATTTATGGCTTGGGCTACGGTGAAGGGGTTAACCAGCTCACTTTTGCAGACATTAACGGCGGGCTTCCTTATATCGATGCAGAACCGGAATACATTCAGCGCTTTGGTCTTGTACAAACCATTTTTGCGGACAAGCGTTTTGAATTTGCTGACACCTTATTAGCACGTTGCCGGGCAATGTTAAACGAACTTAAGGTTCCAAGTGTGCAGTACACGGTAGATGCAGCCGAAATCTACGCCTTGACGAAAGACCCCATAGACCGCTTTAAAGTGGGGACTATGGTTCGGGTGCAGGACACGGAAATGGGTGTCGATATCGTTGCGCGGGTGCTCAAGGTGAGTAAAGGTGATCTGTTAGGCAGACCGGGAGAAGTGAAGCTGGAGATTGCCAATAAAACACAGGATATCGCCAGTAGCATAGCTGACTTACGAAACCGGATGCATATAAGCGAGGTATACGCTCAAGGCGCAACAAATTTGGATACCAGGGACTTTGCAGATAATTGTGATCCAGACCATCCAGCCATACTAAAATTCTATGTGCCTGATGATACCGTCCGAATTAATAAAGTGATGCTGTCTTTCCAAACGGAAGCTTTCCGGGCATACTCCAAAGCGATTGAAGGCGGTGGTGGTGTCAGTACAACAACGGCTGCGGGTGGGGCTTCTGTTCCATCTACATCCACAACGGCAGTCCAGACACCAACTACTTCCACATTAGCTGCAACTGTTGAATCTGCTAGTACATCAAAAGAATGGTCGCAATTTGCTACCTTCGTACCAGATGCTGTGAATGTAGGAGGGGAGCATAATCACGGTATACCAGACGGAACAAATTTAGTTACTAGCACCGGGGAGAATGTTACATTTTCCGCTTCTGGTAGGCATAGTCATGCGATTACTTCCGAACATAAACACAGCGTAACAATTCCGGGGCACAGTCACAGAGTAACAATACCTGGTCACAATCATACAGTTGAGATACCGGAACATTCACACGATATCAATTTACCTGACCATACACATGAAATTGAGTACGGAATATATGAAGGGCCACAGCCAAACAACGTATCTATTAAAGTGGATGGAAATGCAGTTCCGATAAGCGGAACCAGTGGGAATGACATCAACATCATTCCGTACCTGTCCAAAGATGGGGATGGGCGTGTTTCACGAGGGAACTGGCATGAAATACAAATAGCGCCCAATAGCTTAGGGCGCGTGGTGGCTAACGTCGTTACTCAATTGTTCGTGCAGAGCCGTGGCGGTGGTAATTATTGA